Part of the Coccinella septempunctata chromosome 3, icCocSept1.1, whole genome shotgun sequence genome is shown below.
GTATGCCTAACATATACAAGAAATCAATAGTCCGTTTACCTAGAGTTCATCTTTCAATTTGATTAAATAGTGTATTTAgctttgaaattttcgattcctCCAAGTTTTTATGAGAAAGAAATCAAGATCTACAAGTACAAAATATCACCCTTACGTGTCTTGGAGTAATAACCTTTTAACTTAAATCCATCAATTCATATTCAAACCTGCAACTCCTGTCAAATTAGGAATTAACTGTTAGGCGTGAAGTGTGATTTTGAATTAAACTCAACAGCTGATTGTCCTCATCCAACTTGTTCTGGTCACGGATACTGCGTGGAAGGCTCCTGCATCTGTAAGAAAGGGTGGAAAGGACCAGACTGTGGTCAGATGGACAAAGAAGCGCTGCAATGTCTTCCGGACTGTTCTGGACATGGTAATTTCGATCTGGATTCCCAGACTTGTACATGTGAGCCAAGGTGGTCTGGTGAAGATTGCTCTAAAGGTGAATATGAAGTTAAAAATCCTTATCCAGTTCTTGTCTAACGAATGTTTAAACCTTTCTCAGAACTGTGCGATTTGGACTGTGGAAATCATGGCCACTGCGTTTCCGACGCTTGCCAGTGCGATCCTGGATGGACTGGAGAATCTTGCAATATAAAACAATGTGACTCTAGGTGCAATGATCACGGACAATGCAAGAACGGAACTTGTCTCTGCGTAACGGGCTGGAACGGGAAACACTGTACCCTTGAGGGATGTCCTAATAGCTGCTCGAATCACGGCCAGTGCAAGCAATCATCCAACAACCAATGGGCTTGCAAATGTGACAGCGGTTGGGACGGAGCCGATTGCAGCATCCTCCTGGAGCAAAGTTGCAACGATGATAGAGACAACGATAAAGGTTAGTTTTCTTGAAGCAACCTTATATATGGTTCATTTTCTATTCTAGAATCAGTTTTCAACTTGATTGCTTCTCTTTATAGATGGACTCAAAGATTGCGAAGATCCAGAATGCTGCTCTAGTCCACATTGTCGCGACAATCAACATTGTTATGTAGCCCCGAAACCTCTGGACATACTATTGCGTAAGCAACCTCCCGCAATCACTGCATCCTTCTTCGAAAGAATGAAGTTCTTGATCGATGAGGATAGTCTACAAAATTACGTCAGACAGGGCAACTTCAACGAGAGGTAGGCCGTTTGTTTGAAACCACACCGTTTTTTTTTCCGAGTTCAATTTAATGTCACCTTAGTGGTGTTTGGTGTTTCCTGTTTGTTTGACTAGAGTTCTTCTAGAACGCATTGTTGTGCCCCATGTGCCATTCACCTCCCAATTTTCTAAGTATTTGATCACCATTTTATGTTCAGGAGGCTTACATGTTTTTCTCTATTTCACGTCGTCATTGAACCCTATAAACTATATGATATTGAGGTTGAACTTTTGATTCAACGAAACTTGAAGAACACTAATTTTTTGTGTTCAAGATTATATACATAACGCTTCTTATTTGAACTGCTAACCAATGTCGCTTTTCTGTTTTTCTCGCTGCTCAGTGTGTTTTGGAGCAACTTTAACACGAGGTAAGGCCAAGTAGCCTTTATTGAAGGACTTGTTAAATTGAGAGAATGCGAATAATAGAATGTCTGCTTATCGTTTGTTTCTTTTCGTTTGTTTTTGTTTGTGTTTACCTCCAACTGTGGTCGTTCGAATTATTTTTGCTTTATATCCATGTTCTCCCACAACGTTGTTTCAATGTGAAATGGAATTGTTTAATCGATTTCGTGAATGTTGACGTAGATAGAAGGTAGAATAGACTTAAACCCTTCACTTCAGAAAGATATATTAATTCACTTTTGCTCTTTCTGGAGGAGGAGGAAGAATTGAATTTGAAGTAATTTCGTGATTTCTATCTAGCCGATCAGCTGTGGTTCGAGGTAGAGTGAGGACTATTATGGGCAAAGGACTGATGGGTGTGAGGGTCAGCTCGAGTATTGCTCAAGAGGGTTTCACCCTAACCAGGGAAGATGGTTGGTTCGACCTCCTCGTCAACGGTGGTGGGGCAGTAACCTTGCATTTTGGAAGAAATCCTTTCCGACCTCATAAACATATTGTCTTCGTGCCTTGGAACGAGGTGGTCATTATAGACGATATTGTGATGACGATGGGAGATGAAAAACAAGTGGTATCAGTTCCACAGCCTTGTGTCATTCACAACTACGACCTCATGAAACCTGTGGTTTTGGCTACTTGGAAACATGAGTTCCAGGGGGCTTGCCCAGACAAAAGCTCTATTTTAGCGGAGTCTCAAGTAGTGCAAGAAAGTCTTCCAATACCGGGCACTGGTCTGAATCTTGTCTACCATAGTTCGAGAGCTGCAGGCTACGTCTCCACCATTCAGCTTCAGTTGACTCCAGAGGTCATACCGCCATCCTTGAAGTTGATTCATTTGAGGATAACAATCGAGGGAATACTCTTTGAAAAAACGTTTGAAGCTGATCCAGTCATCAAGTACACTTACTCTTGGAATAGGAACAACGTATACCGACAAAGAGTTTACGGAGTCACTACGGCCATCGTGAAAGTTGGATATGAGTACACTGATTGTAAAGATGTTATCTGGGACGTGCAAACTACCAAACTGAGCGGACTCGATATGAGTATATCGGACATCGGTGGTTGGAATCTGGATATACATCACCGCTATAACTTCCATGAAGGTAAGATAGTATTTCTCACCACAATAGACAGGTTGATGACGTTGATCTTTTCTAGGTATCCTCCAAAAAGGTGATGGCTCAAACATCTACTTGAAACATAAACCGAGAGTTATCTTGACAACCATGGGTGACGGGCATCAGAGACCATTACAGTGCAGAGATTGCGAAGGTCAAGCTAGTAAACAGAGACTTTTAGCTCCAGTTGCACTATGCGCTTCACCCGATGGATCACTCTTCGTTGGTGACTACAACTTAGTCAGGAAAATTTCGACTGATGGAACTGTTAGAACCATAGTTCGTTTAAAGTGagttgaaatatatatatatatgtatatacagaATTGGGGTAAAATATAATATAGAACCAAGTAAATATCTTTTGGTAAGTGCAATGGCGCCAAATTGTGCATACACACAACATCAATTTGTTTATCTGAACGTTTTTTAAcgataatggaaaaactgaaaaGAAGTTGATCAACGTGCGATAATTCCTCGTGTATACAAATTTCTTGCACTAAATCCAGTATGCACGAACTCGATATTCCAAGCTCTGTCAACATCTGCAAAGGATATACAGGAGGTTCCatataaattatgaaagttGAGGGTATTTCCGGTTAATCCtaaagtatttcatttttgcGCCATTGcacttagaaataattgatatttcaaAATGACGATTTATTCATATTTCCGTCCGTGGGAACCTCAAACCAAATATaaattaatatgctctgaatcgTTGATATTTTATAAtgatgatatgaatatcaacaagtgacCTAGCTAATTTGGGGCCcactgacgatggcaaattggctagttcaattaagATCGTATCACTTATATACATGTCaacgggtggtatgcatctaaaTTAATTAAGtcgtttgaaaaattataaattcaGATTGAGGGTATGACTATTTTTCAACGATGGTTGACGAAATATATAGTCTAAACACCCTTAATCTGAATTTATATACATTTATCACATACATACTGACTAAAGATATTTCTTCCAGTGCTACAAGAGTATCTTACCGTTATCATATGGCGCTGAGTCCTCTGGATTCAGTTCTATATATATCAGACCCGGAATCTCACCAAATTATAAAAGTACGCAACACATCTGATTACTCTGATCCAGATCACAACTGGGAAACAGTGGTAGGATCTGGTGAACGTTGTCTACCCGGCGATGAGGCACATTGTGGTGACGGAGCTCTGGCTAGGGATGCAAAACTGGCGTACCCGAAAGGTGTGGCCGTTACTATCGACAACATTCTATACTTCGCCGATGGTACCAACATCAGAATGGTGGATCGCGATGGTATAGTAACCACGGTTATAGGTAACCACATGCACAAAAGCCATTGGAAACCGTTACCTTGCGAAGGAACTTTAAATATAGAAGAGGTTCATCTAAGATGGCCGACCGAATTGGCCATAAATCCACTTGATAACTCGCTCCATATCATCGACGATCATATGATCCTCCAGTTGACTTCCGATGGAAGAGTTAAGGTTATTGCTGGCCGTCCACTTCATTGCGGATCGCCATCCTCCGGGTATGACGTGGAATTAGCAACTCACGCCACCTTGGTGATGCCACAGAGCATCGCTTTCAGTTCTTCAGGTAACCTTTACGTCGCCGAGAGTGATTCACAGAGGATTAACAGAATACGGGTTATTGGAAccgatggaaaaataaaattgtatgcTGGTGCAGAATCGAAATGCAACTGTTTAGAGAGAGGCTGCGACTGTTTCGAGGCTGATCACTATTTAGCCTCTAATTCTAAATTCAATACCATATCCGCTGTAACTGTAACTCCTGACGAACATGTCCACATAGGCGATCAAGCTAACTACAGGATTCGAAGCGTTATGCCTAGTATTCCAGACTCTACTACAAGCAGGGAGTATGAAATTTACTCTCCGGACACACAGGAAATTTATATCTTCAATAAGTTCGGTCAACACGTTGCCACTAAGAACATTATCACAGGAGAAACAATATACATCTTCACTTATAACGTAAATACCAGCAACGGAAAACTGAGCACGGTAACTGACGCAGCAGGCAACAAAGTCTTCCTGTTACGCGACTATGCTAGCCAAGTGAACTCCATAGAGAACACCAAAGGTCAAAAATGCAGACTGAAGATGTCTTCGCCCTCACAGATGAAGATGTTAAAAACACTGAGCACCCCAGACAACTACAACTTCACATTCGAGTATCACGGATCCTCGGGTCTGCTTAAGACGAAAATAGATAGCAGCGGGAGGAGTTACATCTATAACTACGACGAGTTTGGTCGGTTGACTTCGGCTGTCACTCCAACTGGCAAAGTACTTAGCCTTTCTTTCGATCTAAGCCTAAAAGGGGCTACCGTCAAGGTCAGCCAGAATAACGTTGAACCTATCTCTATGCTGATCAGGGAATCAAGCGTGAGCACCAAAGTGGGCGAAGCTGAAAGCAAAATCCTCATGCAACCTGATGGTGGTGTCACTTCTATCATGCCATGGTTCCACTCTGTTTCCATTGATACGGTACCGTACAATGTGTTGGCTGACAAGGAAGCTCTTCTAGGTAAGACAAAGTTTTTTATTTCGCAGCAGGTTCTGATTGATTAATTTTCAGGAGAGAGTTATCCGGTACCAGCTAAACAGAGAACTGAGATCGGTGGAGACTTGGCCAATAGGTTCGAATGGAAATACTTCATCCGTCCGAATCAACAGAACAAAGCTAAATCTTCAATTCCGAGAGTGATTTCGAAAGTAGGAAGAAGACTCAGAGTGAACGGCGAGAACATCTTATCGTTAGAATATGATAGGGAATCTTCTTCGGCCGCTGTCTTCATCGACGACAAGATGGAACTCGTCAACATCTCCTACGATAAATCTGCAAGGCCTGTTAGATGGACGCCAAGAAACGGTATTTTCTCTCCTGTTGAGCTCGAGTATGACAGATTCAGCAGATTGAGCAGCTGGAAATGGGGCGATCTAACAGAGACCTACGGTTTCGATAGGGCTGGTCGTTTGTATGAGATTAAGTATGGCGACGGCACTTCCATGCAGTACGCCTTCAAGGATATGTTCAGTAGCTTGGTGAGTTCAGTATGTCTTGAAATATCTTAATGATTTAGTCCCATGGGGAACTATTATACGACGTCACATCTATACCTCCTTTCAATGAAGGTGTCGTAATTAACgaattttctaaaattttcaGCCATTGAAGGTGACTACACCTAGAGGATCTGATTACCTTCTACAATATGATGACGCTGGTGCTCTCCAATCCCTTACAACTCCCAGAGGGCACATTCATACCTTCTCTCTACAAACCTCGCTTGGTTTCTTCAAGTATCAATACTTTAGTCCGATGAACCGCCATCCATATGAAATCATGTACAACGACGAAGGTCAAATACTATCTATTGTGTACCCTCACCAATCGGGTAGGGTATCTTACATCTACGACGAAGCCGGAAAATTGGAAACCTCGCTAGCTGGTATGAGTTCTATTCAATACACCTACCACGAAACCTCGAATTTGGTGAAGAACATTGAAATAGTCGAGCCGTATTTCGAATTGAGGCAGGACTTCAAGTATCACGCTGGAGTTTTGAAAGATGAGAGGTTAAAGTTCAACGGAAAGAGTGGATTAGATAACGCCCACTACAGGTATCAATATGATGGTAACGCCCGATTATCCAGTATAGATATAGACATAAACGGCAAAGAATTGCCGCAATTAAGATTGAAGTATAACCAGAATATTGGCATCTTAGAAGGCATATCTGACTTAAGGGTATACAGAAATACCTTCAACAGATCTGTGATGCAAGACACAAGCAAGCAGTATTTCACAATCACCGACACTGACGATAGAGGTCGATTGAAGACTCAGCTCATCAACATCAAGTCTTTTGACGTGTTTAGACTGGAAGTTGAATATGATACGAGAAATAGGATAAAGACGCAGAAAATAATGATAGGACGATCGCAGTTCTTGGATAGGATATCTTACAACTCTGACGGGCATGTATTGGAAGTCTTTGGAAGCAACAATTGGAAGTATGTTTACGACGAGAATGGTAACGTcatatcgataataaaagacaaagaaaagatATCTTTGGGATACGACAGCGGTGACAGGGTCGTTCAGTATGGAGATGTTGAATTCTCCAGCTACGACAACA
Proteins encoded:
- the LOC123309875 gene encoding teneurin-m isoform X1, which encodes MRVIYIKQNCKGRLYPAYSLSGSEGEESPRRNQNNHTYQHPVYQQPAGLSDTPTSEENGSDATLTDSELALARDSTLLVHNGCLLDSAPGHRPPDVPPRNPTMSRLNGRLASAPPLDNQEFEPSCLVRTPSGTVYIPPGTLGLSKNPTIDYKSNSSCSSPCKEMKNPDRLGNTNPYTGAHASLSLRNNQRHVNSHFTPPSRFHIRKDFTSRCSWKCTAIIFIMCTVILFTGLSYLLASSLLNWSYQSSKQCSVLVGENTQIVTPSKPNAPESNTSTSSRPKTASNGGNVNSSHVAIRKRREVEKPPVLLASVQSDQHLRNSSSDTQHGVGSLLHENTSIDPLHGKEVDSIMVDSSSPTSYESQESADTSSSAFTEKSTDLDSSPISSSPTTSDDMYETVTEIEYVDEDLTTIDATTTAEEISQSFSTTETTPGSTTEVTEVESDETISSAYSTTEVFQSTTNLSIDESRESLEEPLDPLSIHDIIQGDEPGFGFAYNEDVDVLTFDEKPPGDVIDIVSLDNKTVDTNSMYITSPNDTVPSKNQSFSSVPLEDRSSFNNPSILHELNQTNSGDFGDSDPNIKIINLAPLGQSINSKRLQVNITVSAQNDLISAGQQIYLLSVSIPTDGKVPAPVMSEYKEYPQEQNKIKVEKEEGEPGGACQCSCPTLDINDYFADYNDSAEFDTTEKNLEASTLKTVTVTQSDKFSSTDLSTTSESYSSTTDMENWTKFCDTSTKLPPPPTILILEDARTFPAQSFPPDGTTFSQISLGQKLSHEILPYGYWNMQFYQSEAAYVKFDYSIPRGASIGVYARRNALPTHTQYHILEVLSGFKARTTRSSNSFVKKEVTHYMEQGHWFLSLYNDDGDAQEITFIATIADDMTHNCPNGCSGKGECLMGHCQCNPGFGGDDCSESVCPVLCSQRGEYINGECQCNPGWKGKECQLRHDECEVPDCNGHGHCANGKCNCIRGYKGKFCETADCPHPTCSGHGYCVEGSCICKKGWKGPDCGQMDKEALQCLPDCSGHGNFDLDSQTCTCEPRWSGEDCSKELCDLDCGNHGHCVSDACQCDPGWTGESCNIKQCDSRCNDHGQCKNGTCLCVTGWNGKHCTLEGCPNSCSNHGQCKQSSNNQWACKCDSGWDGADCSILLEQSCNDDRDNDKDGLKDCEDPECCSSPHCRDNQHCYVAPKPLDILLRKQPPAITASFFERMKFLIDEDSLQNYVRQGNFNESVFWSNFNTSRSAVVRGRVRTIMGKGLMGVRVSSSIAQEGFTLTREDGWFDLLVNGGGAVTLHFGRNPFRPHKHIVFVPWNEVVIIDDIVMTMGDEKQVVSVPQPCVIHNYDLMKPVVLATWKHEFQGACPDKSSILAESQVVQESLPIPGTGLNLVYHSSRAAGYVSTIQLQLTPEVIPPSLKLIHLRITIEGILFEKTFEADPVIKYTYSWNRNNVYRQRVYGVTTAIVKVGYEYTDCKDVIWDVQTTKLSGLDMSISDIGGWNLDIHHRYNFHEGILQKGDGSNIYLKHKPRVILTTMGDGHQRPLQCRDCEGQASKQRLLAPVALCASPDGSLFVGDYNLVRKISTDGTVRTIVRLNATRVSYRYHMALSPLDSVLYISDPESHQIIKVRNTSDYSDPDHNWETVVGSGERCLPGDEAHCGDGALARDAKLAYPKGVAVTIDNILYFADGTNIRMVDRDGIVTTVIGNHMHKSHWKPLPCEGTLNIEEVHLRWPTELAINPLDNSLHIIDDHMILQLTSDGRVKVIAGRPLHCGSPSSGYDVELATHATLVMPQSIAFSSSGNLYVAESDSQRINRIRVIGTDGKIKLYAGAESKCNCLERGCDCFEADHYLASNSKFNTISAVTVTPDEHVHIGDQANYRIRSVMPSIPDSTTSREYEIYSPDTQEIYIFNKFGQHVATKNIITGETIYIFTYNVNTSNGKLSTVTDAAGNKVFLLRDYASQVNSIENTKGQKCRLKMSSPSQMKMLKTLSTPDNYNFTFEYHGSSGLLKTKIDSSGRSYIYNYDEFGRLTSAVTPTGKVLSLSFDLSLKGATVKVSQNNVEPISMLIRESSVSTKVGEAESKILMQPDGGVTSIMPWFHSVSIDTVPYNVLADKEALLGESYPVPAKQRTEIGGDLANRFEWKYFIRPNQQNKAKSSIPRVISKVGRRLRVNGENILSLEYDRESSSAAVFIDDKMELVNISYDKSARPVRWTPRNGIFSPVELEYDRFSRLSSWKWGDLTETYGFDRAGRLYEIKYGDGTSMQYAFKDMFSSLPLKVTTPRGSDYLLQYDDAGALQSLTTPRGHIHTFSLQTSLGFFKYQYFSPMNRHPYEIMYNDEGQILSIVYPHQSGRVSYIYDEAGKLETSLAGMSSIQYTYHETSNLVKNIEIVEPYFELRQDFKYHAGVLKDERLKFNGKSGLDNAHYRYQYDGNARLSSIDIDINGKELPQLRLKYNQNIGILEGISDLRVYRNTFNRSVMQDTSKQYFTITDTDDRGRLKTQLINIKSFDVFRLEVEYDTRNRIKTQKIMIGRSQFLDRISYNSDGHVLEVFGSNNWKYVYDENGNVISIIKDKEKISLGYDSGDRVVQYGDVEFSSYDNRGFVVRRGEQKYRYNPRGQLIHAFERDKFQTWYFYDDRGRLISWNDDKGNVTQYFYSNPITPNLVTHVHFPKTSKTFRCLYDSRNVIISIETPEQRFYIGTDQNGSPLALFDINGNVIKEVRRTPFGNTVLDTNPNFYLPVDFHGGILDPNTKLLYINNRLYDPVVGQWMTPAWERLSTKLNSPTDVFIYRFMNNDPINKNSLIDYMTDMESWLKIYGFNIQNIMGSEYIEKMIYQPKATIQSRQLAPEFGVISGLECIASKTKEKFSSLDFVPKPLLKVEPKTRNLLPRVSYRRSVFGEGVLISRIDDRALISVVEGVNGVMQDVVTSVFNNSYFLNVHFSIHDQDVFYFVKDNVLKIRDDLEELRRLGGLFNVSTHEITDHGNSAPIKELRLHNPDAVVIIKYGADPQQETHKILRHAHKRAVERAWEIEKQLVAAGFQGRGEWTEEEKEELISHGDVDGYEGIDLHSIHKYPQLADDPGNVAFQRDSKRKRRKSGMRKRRNHRQVS
- the LOC123309875 gene encoding teneurin-m isoform X3; translation: MRVIYIKQNCKGRLYPAYSLSGSEGEESPRRNQNNHTYQHPVYQQPAGLSDTPTSEENGSDATLTDSELALARDSTLLVHNGCLLDSAPGHRPPDVPPRNPTMSRLNGRLASAPPLDNQEFEPSCLVRTPSGTVYIPPGTLGLSKNPTIDYKSNSSCSSPCKEMKNPDRLGNTNPYTGAHASLSLRNNQRHVNSHFTPPSRFHIRKDFTSRCSWKCTAIIFIMCTVILFTGLSYLLASSLLNWSYQSSKQCSVLVGENTQIVTPSKPNAPESNTSTSSRPKTASNGGNVNSSHVAIRKRREVEKPPVLLASVQSDQHLRNSSSDTQHGVGSLLHENTSIDPLHGKEVDSIMVDSSSPTSYESQESADTSSSAFTEKSTDLDSSPISSSPTTSDDMYETVTEIEYVDEDLTTIDATTTAEEISQSFSTTETTPGSTTEVTEVESDETISSAYSTTEVFQSTTNLSIDESRESLEEPLDPLSIHDIIQGDEPGFGFAYNEDVDVLTFDEKPPGDVIDIVSLDNKTVDTNSMYITSPNDTVPSKNQSFSSVPLEDRSSFNNPSILHELNQTNSGDFGDSDPNIKIINLAPLGQSINSKRLQVNITVSAQNDLISAGQQIYLLSVSIPTDGKVPAPVMSEYKEYPQEQNKIKVEKEEGEPGGACQCSCPTLDINDYFADYNDSAEFDTTEKNLEASTLKTVTVTQSDKFSSTDLSTTSESYSSTTDMENWTKFCDTSTKLPPPPTILILEDARTFPAQSFPPDGTTFSQISLGQKLSHEILPYGYWNMQFYQSEAAYVKFDYSIPRGASIGVYARRNALPTHTQYHILEVLSGFKARTTRSSNSFVKKEVTHYMEQGHWFLSLYNDDGDAQEITFIATIADDMTHNCPNGCSGKGECLMGHCQCNPGFGGDDCSETDCPHPTCSGHGYCVEGSCICKKGWKGPDCGQMDKEALQCLPDCSGHGNFDLDSQTCTCEPRWSGEDCSKELCDLDCGNHGHCVSDACQCDPGWTGESCNIKQCDSRCNDHGQCKNGTCLCVTGWNGKHCTLEGCPNSCSNHGQCKQSSNNQWACKCDSGWDGADCSILLEQSCNDDRDNDKDGLKDCEDPECCSSPHCRDNQHCYVAPKPLDILLRKQPPAITASFFERMKFLIDEDSLQNYVRQGNFNESVFWSNFNTSRSAVVRGRVRTIMGKGLMGVRVSSSIAQEGFTLTREDGWFDLLVNGGGAVTLHFGRNPFRPHKHIVFVPWNEVVIIDDIVMTMGDEKQVVSVPQPCVIHNYDLMKPVVLATWKHEFQGACPDKSSILAESQVVQESLPIPGTGLNLVYHSSRAAGYVSTIQLQLTPEVIPPSLKLIHLRITIEGILFEKTFEADPVIKYTYSWNRNNVYRQRVYGVTTAIVKVGYEYTDCKDVIWDVQTTKLSGLDMSISDIGGWNLDIHHRYNFHEGILQKGDGSNIYLKHKPRVILTTMGDGHQRPLQCRDCEGQASKQRLLAPVALCASPDGSLFVGDYNLVRKISTDGTVRTIVRLNATRVSYRYHMALSPLDSVLYISDPESHQIIKVRNTSDYSDPDHNWETVVGSGERCLPGDEAHCGDGALARDAKLAYPKGVAVTIDNILYFADGTNIRMVDRDGIVTTVIGNHMHKSHWKPLPCEGTLNIEEVHLRWPTELAINPLDNSLHIIDDHMILQLTSDGRVKVIAGRPLHCGSPSSGYDVELATHATLVMPQSIAFSSSGNLYVAESDSQRINRIRVIGTDGKIKLYAGAESKCNCLERGCDCFEADHYLASNSKFNTISAVTVTPDEHVHIGDQANYRIRSVMPSIPDSTTSREYEIYSPDTQEIYIFNKFGQHVATKNIITGETIYIFTYNVNTSNGKLSTVTDAAGNKVFLLRDYASQVNSIENTKGQKCRLKMSSPSQMKMLKTLSTPDNYNFTFEYHGSSGLLKTKIDSSGRSYIYNYDEFGRLTSAVTPTGKVLSLSFDLSLKGATVKVSQNNVEPISMLIRESSVSTKVGEAESKILMQPDGGVTSIMPWFHSVSIDTVPYNVLADKEALLGESYPVPAKQRTEIGGDLANRFEWKYFIRPNQQNKAKSSIPRVISKVGRRLRVNGENILSLEYDRESSSAAVFIDDKMELVNISYDKSARPVRWTPRNGIFSPVELEYDRFSRLSSWKWGDLTETYGFDRAGRLYEIKYGDGTSMQYAFKDMFSSLPLKVTTPRGSDYLLQYDDAGALQSLTTPRGHIHTFSLQTSLGFFKYQYFSPMNRHPYEIMYNDEGQILSIVYPHQSGRVSYIYDEAGKLETSLAGMSSIQYTYHETSNLVKNIEIVEPYFELRQDFKYHAGVLKDERLKFNGKSGLDNAHYRYQYDGNARLSSIDIDINGKELPQLRLKYNQNIGILEGISDLRVYRNTFNRSVMQDTSKQYFTITDTDDRGRLKTQLINIKSFDVFRLEVEYDTRNRIKTQKIMIGRSQFLDRISYNSDGHVLEVFGSNNWKYVYDENGNVISIIKDKEKISLGYDSGDRVVQYGDVEFSSYDNRGFVVRRGEQKYRYNPRGQLIHAFERDKFQTWYFYDDRGRLISWNDDKGNVTQYFYSNPITPNLVTHVHFPKTSKTFRCLYDSRNVIISIETPEQRFYIGTDQNGSPLALFDINGNVIKEVRRTPFGNTVLDTNPNFYLPVDFHGGILDPNTKLLYINNRLYDPVVGQWMTPAWERLSTKLNSPTDVFIYRFMNNDPINKNSLIDYMTDMESWLKIYGFNIQNIMGSEYIEKMIYQPKATIQSRQLAPEFGVISGLECIASKTKEKFSSLDFVPKPLLKVEPKTRNLLPRVSYRRSVFGEGVLISRIDDRALISVVEGVNGVMQDVVTSVFNNSYFLNVHFSIHDQDVFYFVKDNVLKIRDDLEELRRLGGLFNVSTHEITDHGNSAPIKELRLHNPDAVVIIKYGADPQQETHKILRHAHKRAVERAWEIEKQLVAAGFQGRGEWTEEEKEELISHGDVDGYEGIDLHSIHKYPQLADDPGNVAFQRDSKRKRRKSGMRKRRNHRQVS